From one Candidatus Woesearchaeota archaeon genomic stretch:
- a CDS encoding GNAT family N-acetyltransferase — protein MPSSDDSTHGSQFDVFNKDQEFIGMIDFSDTDSKGYIEIHRIYLERSQQKKGYGQKIIYDVLNFTGAKGFELYPLDFAPWIKMGMVFDGDYVTISKEDFLINNSGKL, from the coding sequence ATTCCTTCTAGTGATGACAGTACCCATGGTAGTCAGTTTGACGTATTTAATAAAGATCAAGAGTTTATAGGCATGATAGATTTTAGTGATACAGATTCTAAAGGCTATATAGAAATACATAGAATATATTTAGAGAGGTCTCAGCAGAAAAAAGGTTATGGTCAAAAGATTATTTATGATGTATTAAACTTTACAGGAGCTAAAGGCTTTGAACTATATCCTTTAGATTTTGCACCTTGGATAAAAATGGGAATGGTTTTTGATGGTGACTATGTAACTATTTCTAAAGAAGATTTTTTAATAAACAACAGTGGTAAACTATAG